A stretch of Cygnus olor isolate bCygOlo1 chromosome 16, bCygOlo1.pri.v2, whole genome shotgun sequence DNA encodes these proteins:
- the LOC121079147 gene encoding thyrotropin-releasing hormone receptor-like yields MENGSASQGAVPDGSGNQTLGRMPRQPLELQVVTILLVLLICGVGIAGNVMVVLVVLRTKHMVTPTNCYLVSLAVADLIVLLAAGLPNISDVVASWVYGYAGCLCITYLQYLGINISAWSITAFTVERYIAICHAIKAQLLCTVSRAKRIVSSLWLFTSLYCLMWFFLVDTTQVTFSDGAQVTCGYRVSRSLYMPIYFLDFAVFYVIPLGLATVLYGLIARILFMSPLPATPQHPCLGSTHQGGSLKLSCRGSRGALSSRKQVTKMLAVVVVLFALLWMPYRTLVVVNSFMDPPYLNIWFLLFCRTCIYLNSAINPIIYNLMSQKFRAAFRKLWECEQKSTKNPVPHSAPVYYSITKDCSHGSSDLLTEQEELNSLPAPARKSRPAK; encoded by the exons ATGGAGAACGGCTCGGCCAGCCAGGGAGCCGTCCCGGACGGCAGCGGCAACCAAACCCTGGGCAGGATGCCCCGGCAGCccctggagctgcaggtggTCACcatcctgctggtgctgctcatCTGCGGCGTGGGCATCGCCGGCAACGTgatggtggtgctggtggtgctgcgCACCAAGCACATGGTGACCCCCACCAACTGCTACCTGGTCAGCCTGGCGGTGGCCGACCTCATCGTGCTGCTGGCGGCCGGGCTGCCCAACATCTCGGACGTGGTGGCTTCCTGGGTGTACGGCTACGCCGGCTGCCTCTGCATCACCTACCTGCAGTACCTGGGCATCAACATCTCCGCCTGGTCCATCACCGCCTTCACGGTGGAGCGCTACATCGCCATCTGCCACGCCATCAAAGCGCAGCTCCTCTGCACCGTGAGCCGCGCCAAGCGCATCGTCTCCTCGCTCTGGCTCTTCACCTCCCTCTATTGCCTCATGTGGTTCTTCCTGGTGGACACCACCCAGGTCACCTTCTCGGATGGGGCGCAAGTCACCTGTGGGTACCGGGTCTCCAGAAGCCTTTACATGCCCATTTACTTCTTGGATTTCGCTGTCTTCTACGTCATCCCGTTGGGACTGGCAACTGTCCTCTATGGCCTCATCGCCCGCATCCTCTTCATGAGCCCCCTGCCCgccaccccgcagcaccccTGCCTGGGCTCCACGCACCAGGGCGGCTCCCTCAAGCTCTCCTGCCGGGGCAGCAGGGGGGCCCTGAGCTCCCGCAAGCAG GTGACCAAAATGCTggcagtggtggtggtgctCTTCGCCCTCCTGTGGATGCCTTACCGCACACTGGTGGTGGTGAACTCCTTCATGGACCCGCCATATCTGAACATCTGGTTCCTGCTCTTCTGCCGGACGTGCATCTACCTGAACAGCGCCATCAACCCCATCATCTACAACCTCATGTCCCAGAAATTCAGGGCTGCCTTCAGGAAGCTCTGGGAGTGCGAGCAGAAGAGCACCAAGAACCCCGTGCCGCACAGCGCCCCGGTGTACTACAGCATCACGAAGGACTGCTCTCACGGCAGCTCGGATCTCCTCACCGAACAAGAAGAGCTGAACAGCCTCCCGGCACCTGCAAGGAAAAGCAGGCCTGCCAAATAA
- the LOC121079300 gene encoding osteoclast stimulatory transmembrane protein, translating to MESLRAGLGHVSAAGLSVCTYCEAFLFPRVSRMAADLWCIYSKSVPAGGRELRALFLQCSCLTAVVGGLFYNWLFASLEYSWHLAVVMAVSFSLLLLLTLFLVHPARCVFSMIMPTLGTKQGRKLLLSTCVMIVAVNVTPNIVSNIKTILQVIKCICKNSSESLLNSTALLGMASWEFGEEIQAAGNSINIWRPMNGHFRFSLLHNRSLINQQMHLAGEKVRGDFLAVEELVKDSVRAGNKLVAGFSVLYLCFESAWYLKNYLTNLRFDNFYITKKLERLAMDRKAAHLLGGSSKNLIRPTGLKLSREEVLLCLVQALRLTVALTLMLVVVAMDHVTFSVADTAVRKVAQFSVVPVTLNIKYNAKIQPLPHFPNLFQLPHKESTLRDFEKSYHHYLTFSSARCSISPPLPPNPSLLLVIGLLFCIIYATVFLETYARRLCRKIAASFFESREEERALYLYSKLSRKHAEEQSCPKN from the exons ATGGAGAGCTtacgggcagggctggggcacgtCTCTGCTGCTGG GTTGAGTGTCTGCACCTATTGTGAAGCCTTTCTGTTCCCAAGGGTGAGCAGGATGGCGGCAGATCTATGGTGCATTTACTCCAAGTCAGTCCCTGCAGGTGGCAGGGAGCTGCGGGCCCTGTTCCTGCAGTGCTCCTGCCTCACCGCCGTGGTCGGAGGCCTCTTCTACAACTGGCTCTTTGCTTCCCTGGAGTACTCCTGGCACCTCGCTGTGGTGATGGCTGTCTCCTTcagcctgctcctcctcctgaCCCTGTTCCTGGTGCACCCTGCCCGCTGTGTCTTCAGCATGATAATGCCCACGTTGGGCACCAAGCAAGGTCGGAAGCTCCTCTTGTCAACCTGCGTCATGATCGTGGCGGTTAACGTGACCCCGAACATCGTGAGCAACATTAAAACCATTCTGCAGGTCATCAAGTGCATCTGCAAGAATTCCTCCGAGAGCCTGTTGAACTCGACTGCTCTGTTGGGGATGGCTTCCTGGGAGTTCGGGGAGGAAATCCAAGCAGCCGGTAATTCCATTAATATTTGGAGGCCTATGAACGGGCATTTTAGGTTTTCACTGCTTCACAACAGATCCCTGATTAACCAGCAGATGCACCTGGCTGGTGAGAAAGTCAGGGGGGACTTTTTGGCTGTTGAAGAACTGGTCAAAGACTCCGTACGAGCGGGCAACAAACTGGTCGCTGGCTTTTCTGTGCTCTACCTCTGCTTTGAATCTGCATGGTATTTGAAAAATTACCTCACCAACCTCCGCTTTGACAATTTTTACATCACCAAGAAGCTGGAGCGTTTAGCCATGGACAGAAAAGCTGCTCACCTGCTGGGGGGCTCATCCAAAAACCTCATTCGGCCCACGGGCCTGAAGTTGTCCCGAGAAGaagtgctgctgtgcctggtgcAGGCCCTGCGCCTCACCGTGGCCCTGACGCTgatgctggtggtggtggcgaTGGACCATGTCACCTTCAGCGTGGCGGACACAGCTGTGAGGAAGGTGGCTCAGTTCTCTGTGGTGCCCGTCACTCTCAACATCAAATACAAC GCTAAAATACAGCCCCTGCCCCATTTCCCGAATCTGTTTCAGCTTCCTCACAAAGAATCGACCCTGCGGGACTTTGAGAAGAGTTACCACCACTACCTGACCTTCAGCTCTGCCCGCTGCAGCATcagccccccgctgccccccaaCCCCTCTCTGCTGCTTGTCATAGGGCTGCTCTTCTGCATCATCTACGCCACCGTGTTTCTGGAAACCTACGCACGGCGCCTGTGCAGGAAAATCGCTGCCTCCTTCTTTGAGAGCCGGGAGGAGGAGCGAGCACTTTACCTCTACAGCAAGCTCTCCAGGAAGCACGCGGAGGAGCAAAGCTGCCCGAAAAACTGA